Part of the uncultured Desulfobacter sp. genome, CACTCCTCAGGGAAATCGTCCATGACGTCGACAAAGTTACGGCGTCCATGCACGAGACAATTGCATAATATCGATTCAAAACCTTTTGGCAGATTCCTGGACAGAGCATCACACATCTGTATTGGCCGATCTTCTCTGGATCCCCGTTCTTTCAGAACCCTGGATAAATTTTCTCCAGCATGATTGTGGCCGGTAAAAAACAGGGCAATCTTTCCTACGTCACATTCTGACAGGATTCCGGAAGTGAACATCCCTTTTCGCTTGGCTGCCTTGTCTGTTTCTTTTATCAAGGATAAAATTTTCATTGTCGTGTCGTCATTGTACAACACCTTGCCTTGTGCAGCCTGACGGACTAACTCTGTATATACCGGATGAATCTTGTCTGCTACGCTTTCGATGATTTCCCATTGGGTCGATGGGGGCAGCGGCATCCCCAGGCTAGCCTGAAGTTTGCCCAAGCGGTATAAAGGGACTCCGCTGCCATATTTTAGAAGGGCCAGCATGGCACCGGATTTGGCATCATATTTTTCTTTGCCCACATTGTCGGGCGCCTGGGCAGTAAAAATCTGCCCACAAAGGTTACACCGCAATCTCTGCAGTTCATATACTGTCGCCTGGAAGGGAGCACCGCCTGTTATCCGGACGATCTTGGCAGGTGGTTTTTCACCATACAATTTACCTTTTTCACAGGCAGGGCAATCATTACCTGACTTAAGGCTTTGATGACAGATCTTGATCTTCTTGGCACCTTTATAGGCGTTTGCACCATTTTTGCCGTGACCTTTTTTCTTCTTTTTTCGTTTCGGCCGGTTCTGCGGATTCGACGTTTTCTTCTTTTCGGTCTTATCGCCGAATACCATTTTTAATAACCGTTTAATGGATGCTGCTTTTTCATTGGACAACGTATTCAAATAAGCAACGGTTTCAACCAATGCTTTGATCAACTCATAATCGCCGTCCTGCAGTTCATTTGATCTTACCCGCTCAAGGAGCGCGTCAAGTTCGTCCTGCTTTATGTCCATCGTTTTTGACATGAAATGTGTGCTATCACATTTAAACTCTAATGTCTAGATTTTTTTCCACAAAAGTACATTATTTTTTTGAGGATTTCCGTTCCATATCAACATCTG contains:
- a CDS encoding IS66 family transposase, producing the protein MDIKQDELDALLERVRSNELQDGDYELIKALVETVAYLNTLSNEKAASIKRLLKMVFGDKTEKKKTSNPQNRPKRKKKKKGHGKNGANAYKGAKKIKICHQSLKSGNDCPACEKGKLYGEKPPAKIVRITGGAPFQATVYELQRLRCNLCGQIFTAQAPDNVGKEKYDAKSGAMLALLKYGSGVPLYRLGKLQASLGMPLPPSTQWEIIESVADKIHPVYTELVRQAAQGKVLYNDDTTMKILSLIKETDKAAKRKGMFTSGILSECDVGKIALFFTGHNHAGENLSRVLKERGSREDRPIQMCDALSRNLPKGFESILCNCLVHGRRNFVDVMDDFPEECDHVIDTVAKIYEHDHKVREQGLDDAQRLQYHQTHSGPLMRALKVWLEDKFENKEVEPNSSLGKAISYMLNHWQELTRFLEIPGAPLDNNLCEQLLKKSILHRKNSLFYKTEHGAYIGDLFMSLIHTCNLQNINPFEYLTALQKHSSEIFQNPSDWLPWSFENTIAKKSGETADNL